The following are encoded together in the Gemmatimonadaceae bacterium genome:
- a CDS encoding DUF481 domain-containing protein — MPWLLRHPISRALAAAALLATCVPMSLSASPVPKQPPHPPKLWRGSALANASIFFGNTSQQVLGADGKLARVDSALAVAAELQTLYGEASLGTGPRTVTKRTWMGTLTANAQPLAPVSTFVTTTFESSLEKRIAARYSFGAGAKWNVVRRHDTDASLSLSLSAERTKAQDSTVHLPDERLARWSWLAKLHHAFDDRVDISHSTSWQPSASGAAQFLVSSNTQLRYKMNGTVGLSMSLTDNYDSGALTRGARSYNDGQMLFGVTAGW, encoded by the coding sequence ATGCCTTGGCTCCTTCGTCATCCCATCTCCCGCGCGCTGGCAGCGGCTGCGCTGCTCGCGACGTGCGTGCCGATGTCGCTCTCGGCCTCTCCTGTGCCCAAGCAGCCGCCCCACCCGCCCAAGCTCTGGCGGGGGAGCGCCCTCGCCAACGCCAGCATCTTCTTCGGCAATACGTCGCAGCAGGTGCTGGGCGCCGATGGCAAGCTGGCGCGCGTGGATTCGGCCCTGGCGGTGGCCGCCGAGCTCCAGACGCTCTACGGCGAGGCGTCGCTGGGCACCGGCCCGCGCACCGTCACCAAGCGCACATGGATGGGCACGCTCACCGCGAATGCGCAGCCGCTGGCGCCGGTGTCCACCTTCGTCACTACGACCTTCGAATCGAGCCTCGAGAAGCGCATCGCGGCCCGGTACAGCTTTGGCGCCGGCGCCAAGTGGAACGTGGTGCGCCGCCACGACACGGACGCCAGCCTGAGCCTCTCGCTGTCGGCGGAGCGGACCAAGGCCCAGGACAGCACGGTGCACCTACCCGACGAGCGGCTGGCCCGCTGGTCCTGGCTCGCCAAGCTGCACCACGCTTTCGACGACCGGGTGGATATCTCTCACTCCACGTCGTGGCAGCCGAGCGCGAGCGGGGCGGCGCAGTTCCTCGTGTCGTCCAATACGCAGCTCCGCTACAAGATGAACGGCACGGTCGGCCTGTCCATGAGCTTGACCGACAACTACGACAGCGGGGCCCTCACGCGCGGCGCCAGGTCATACAACGACGGGCAGATGCTGTTCGGCGTGACCGCGGGCTGGTAG
- a CDS encoding M20/M25/M40 family metallo-hydrolase: MTDVVALAAELLALQSTSGAESSAVDFVSRWLVAGGWDVELQEVAPGRANVWARRAGHGVTLSTHLDTVPPYVSPRLEGNRLYGRGACDAKGIAAAMMVAAEQLAADGELRVDLLFVVGEEKNSDGARAANHLPATSRFLINGEPTESKLASGAKGSQRVVIRTRGRAAHSAYAHLGESAIVPMLALLPTIHEIPLPSDPVLGDTTLNIGTIHGGTEANIVPALCESEVMFRLVNDVAPLRKAVERWAKGRAELDWGSHIPPQRFHTLPGFDTAPVAYTSDIPLLDRWGTPLLFGPGSITVAHTPDEYVDVAELRGAVDTYARMVRALLET; encoded by the coding sequence ATGACAGACGTCGTCGCGCTCGCCGCCGAGTTGCTCGCCCTGCAATCCACCAGCGGCGCCGAATCCAGCGCCGTTGATTTCGTGTCCCGCTGGCTGGTCGCCGGCGGGTGGGACGTGGAATTGCAGGAGGTGGCGCCCGGCCGCGCCAACGTCTGGGCGCGCCGCGCGGGACACGGCGTCACGCTGTCCACGCACCTCGACACCGTGCCCCCGTACGTCTCGCCGCGCCTCGAAGGCAATCGCCTCTATGGACGCGGCGCCTGCGACGCCAAGGGGATCGCGGCGGCGATGATGGTGGCCGCCGAGCAGCTGGCCGCCGACGGCGAGCTCCGCGTGGATCTGCTGTTCGTCGTCGGCGAGGAGAAGAATTCCGACGGCGCGCGCGCCGCCAACCATCTGCCCGCCACCAGCCGGTTCCTGATCAACGGCGAACCCACCGAGAGCAAGCTCGCCAGCGGCGCCAAGGGGTCGCAGCGCGTGGTCATTCGCACGCGCGGTCGCGCCGCGCACTCGGCGTACGCCCACCTGGGCGAGTCGGCCATCGTGCCGATGCTGGCCCTGCTGCCCACGATCCACGAGATCCCGCTGCCGTCCGATCCCGTGCTCGGCGACACCACGCTCAATATCGGCACCATCCACGGCGGCACCGAAGCCAACATCGTGCCCGCCCTGTGCGAGAGCGAGGTGATGTTCCGGCTGGTGAACGATGTCGCGCCGCTACGCAAAGCGGTCGAGCGCTGGGCCAAGGGGCGGGCGGAACTCGACTGGGGTTCCCACATCCCGCCGCAGCGGTTCCATACGCTGCCCGGGTTCGACACCGCGCCCGTGGCGTACACCTCCGACATACCACTGCTCGATCGCTGGGGCACGCCGCTCCTGTTCGGTCCCGGTTCGATCACGGTGGCCCATACCCCCGATGAATACGTCGACGTCGCCGAGCTGCGCGGCGCCGTGGATACCTACGCGCGGATGGTGCGCGCCCTGCTCGAGACCTGA
- the asd gene encoding aspartate-semialdehyde dehydrogenase: MPPAAPSSKRSVAILGATGAVGQAFIRLLADHPWFEIGAVAASERSVGKSYADAATWVGDDAIPPHIATLPVLACDPAAVKADLVFSALDAAAAGDVEPAFARAGRFVLSNAKNYRMEPDVPLVIPEVNPGHLDVLAAQRKNRGWTGAIVTNGNCSAIPAAMVLAPLHEAFGVRRVILMTMQAVSGAGYPGVPSLDILGNVIPFIRDEEPKVEVEVNKMLGTVRGGVIAPASFGLSAHTNRVPVEHGHTVCLSVEFDRKPTADEVTAVLREWRGADAARGLPTAPERPLIMRDEPDRPQPRRDRMAGNGMALVVGRVRPDPVFHIKLVAMAHNIVRGAAGASVLNAELMVARGLLDRP, from the coding sequence ATGCCCCCCGCCGCCCCCTCGTCCAAGCGTTCCGTCGCCATCCTCGGTGCCACCGGCGCCGTGGGCCAGGCGTTCATCCGGCTGCTCGCCGATCACCCGTGGTTCGAGATCGGCGCCGTCGCGGCGTCCGAGCGCTCGGTGGGCAAGTCGTACGCCGACGCCGCCACCTGGGTGGGCGACGACGCGATCCCGCCCCACATCGCCACGCTGCCGGTGCTTGCGTGTGATCCCGCGGCGGTCAAGGCTGACCTCGTGTTCTCGGCGCTCGACGCCGCGGCCGCCGGCGACGTGGAGCCGGCGTTCGCTCGCGCCGGACGGTTCGTGCTCAGCAACGCCAAGAACTACCGCATGGAACCCGACGTCCCGCTGGTGATTCCTGAGGTCAACCCCGGACACCTCGACGTGCTCGCGGCGCAGCGCAAGAACCGCGGCTGGACGGGCGCCATCGTGACCAACGGCAACTGCTCGGCCATCCCCGCGGCGATGGTGCTGGCGCCGCTACACGAGGCGTTCGGCGTGCGGCGCGTGATCCTGATGACCATGCAGGCCGTGTCCGGGGCGGGCTATCCCGGCGTGCCCAGCCTCGACATCCTCGGCAACGTGATCCCGTTCATCCGCGACGAGGAGCCCAAGGTCGAAGTGGAAGTGAACAAGATGCTCGGGACCGTCCGCGGCGGCGTGATCGCCCCGGCGTCGTTCGGGCTCAGCGCGCACACCAACCGCGTGCCCGTGGAACACGGGCACACGGTGTGCCTGTCCGTGGAATTCGACCGCAAGCCCACCGCCGACGAGGTCACCGCCGTGCTGCGCGAGTGGCGCGGCGCCGACGCGGCGCGTGGCCTGCCCACGGCGCCGGAGCGTCCCCTCATCATGCGCGACGAACCCGACCGCCCGCAGCCGCGCCGCGACCGGATGGCCGGCAACGGCATGGCCCTCGTCGTGGGACGCGTGCGGCCCGATCCCGTCTTCCACATCAAGCTGGTGGCGATGGCGCACAACATCGTGCGCGGGGCCGCGGGGGCCTCGGTGCTCAACGCCGAACTGATGGTCGCGCGCGGCCTGCTGGATCGCCCGTGA
- the lysC gene encoding lysine-sensitive aspartokinase 3 — protein MIVLKFGGTSVADAAAIRRAAAIVESRRGRAPIVVVSALAGATNLLLEIAEQSSRGQLILALRSVEALRQRHLDVAEALLGAGREAADVMAEMSAMFDELASLAGALSVLGDLTPRSQDAIASIGEQLSSLLCTAAFRHAGLAATHVDARQVMITDDHFTKAEPEPDAIANAALRHIAPVVHAGEIPVLGGFIGSSRNVGVTTTLGRGGGDYSASLFGAALHSEAIEIWTDVDGMLTADPRVVRRARLIERVGFDEASELASFGAKVLHPSTIAPAVRLGIPVYVLNSRNPASAGTMITFDAPRRPVTAIAGKSGVSLVKVRSPRMLLTEGFLRTLFDIFERHKTSVDVVATSEVSVSLTVDDASHLDALIVDLRSLGDVAIERNRGIVAVVGAGLSDGGVSMSRALLALGDVRVHMLSLSATGINLTIVVDDEQVNPVIQRLHAEFFEGGHAS, from the coding sequence GTGATCGTCCTCAAGTTCGGCGGCACCTCCGTGGCCGACGCCGCCGCCATCCGGCGCGCGGCCGCCATCGTCGAATCGCGACGCGGCCGGGCGCCGATCGTCGTCGTCTCGGCGCTGGCCGGCGCCACCAATCTGCTGCTCGAGATCGCCGAGCAATCGTCGCGCGGGCAACTCATCCTCGCGCTGCGCAGCGTCGAAGCGCTCCGCCAGCGCCACCTGGATGTGGCCGAGGCGCTCCTCGGGGCGGGGCGCGAAGCGGCCGACGTGATGGCCGAGATGAGCGCCATGTTCGACGAGCTGGCCAGCCTCGCCGGCGCCCTCTCGGTGCTGGGCGATCTCACGCCGCGCAGTCAGGACGCCATCGCGTCGATCGGCGAGCAGCTGTCGTCGCTGCTGTGCACCGCGGCCTTCCGCCACGCTGGGCTCGCCGCCACGCACGTCGACGCCCGCCAGGTGATGATCACCGACGATCACTTCACCAAGGCCGAGCCCGAACCCGACGCGATCGCCAACGCGGCGCTGCGCCACATCGCGCCCGTGGTGCACGCCGGCGAGATCCCGGTGCTCGGCGGCTTCATCGGCTCCAGCCGCAACGTCGGCGTGACGACCACGCTGGGACGTGGCGGCGGCGACTACAGCGCGTCGCTGTTCGGGGCCGCCCTCCACTCCGAGGCGATCGAGATCTGGACCGACGTCGACGGCATGCTCACCGCCGACCCACGCGTCGTGCGCCGCGCGCGGCTCATCGAGCGCGTGGGATTCGATGAAGCGTCGGAGCTGGCCTCGTTCGGCGCCAAGGTGCTGCACCCCAGCACGATCGCGCCCGCCGTGCGGCTCGGGATCCCCGTGTACGTGCTCAACTCGCGCAACCCGGCGTCCGCGGGCACGATGATCACGTTCGACGCGCCGCGCCGGCCCGTGACCGCGATCGCCGGCAAGAGCGGCGTGAGCCTGGTCAAGGTGCGTTCGCCCCGCATGCTGCTCACCGAGGGGTTCCTGCGCACCCTGTTCGACATCTTCGAACGGCACAAGACCTCGGTCGACGTCGTCGCCACCTCCGAGGTCTCGGTGTCGCTCACCGTGGACGACGCGTCGCACCTCGACGCGCTGATCGTCGACCTGCGATCGTTGGGCGACGTGGCCATCGAGCGCAACCGCGGCATCGTCGCCGTGGTCGGCGCCGGCCTGAGCGACGGCGGCGTCTCGATGTCGCGCGCCCTGCTGGCGCTGGGCGACGTGCGCGTCCACATGCTGTCGTTGAGCGCCACCGGCATCAACCTCACGATCGTCGTCGACGACGAGCAGGTGAATCCGGTGATCCAACGCCTGCACGCCGAGTTCTTCGAAGGAGGACACGCGTCATGA
- a CDS encoding dihydrodipicolinate reductase C-terminal domain-containing protein → MTRLAIIGMGKMGRAVEQLAPEHGFDVVARIDRVGGDAHEVTSETLNGAEVAVEFTSPEAAPGNIRVAAAARCPIVVGTTGWDAQRADVERFVTEVGGALLAAPNFSLGVAAFTLTVEAAAAAMRQAPGFDAHLIETHHAQKKDAPSGTALALARVAAAQLGRDVPITSVRTGSVPGIHELVFDAPFEQIRLVHTARDRRVFADGALRAAQWLVGRRGIFTLRDVLTSPGDSRS, encoded by the coding sequence ATGACGCGCCTGGCGATCATCGGCATGGGCAAGATGGGACGCGCGGTGGAGCAGCTCGCGCCCGAGCACGGATTCGACGTCGTGGCCCGCATCGACCGCGTGGGCGGCGACGCGCACGAGGTGACCTCCGAGACGCTCAACGGCGCCGAAGTGGCGGTGGAATTCACCAGCCCCGAGGCGGCGCCCGGCAACATCCGCGTGGCCGCGGCGGCGCGCTGTCCGATCGTCGTCGGCACCACCGGGTGGGACGCGCAGCGCGCCGACGTCGAGCGGTTCGTGACCGAGGTGGGCGGCGCCCTCCTCGCGGCGCCCAACTTCTCGCTCGGCGTGGCCGCGTTCACGCTCACCGTCGAGGCGGCGGCCGCCGCCATGCGCCAGGCGCCGGGGTTCGACGCCCATCTCATCGAGACCCACCACGCGCAGAAGAAGGATGCGCCGTCCGGCACCGCGCTCGCCCTGGCGCGCGTGGCGGCCGCGCAACTCGGACGCGACGTGCCGATCACCAGCGTGCGCACCGGCTCCGTGCCCGGCATCCACGAACTCGTATTCGACGCGCCATTCGAGCAGATCCGGCTGGTCCACACGGCGCGCGATCGTCGCGTGTTCGCGGACGGCGCGCTCCGCGCCGCCCAATGGCTGGTGGGCCGGCGCGGCATCTTCACGCTCCGCGACGTGCTCACTTCCCCGGGGGATTCGCGCTCATGA
- the dapA gene encoding 4-hydroxy-tetrahydrodipicolinate synthase: protein MTAGKLTGCGTALVTPFTASGAVDEDALRQLVEWQIAEGIHFLVPCGSTGEAATMTVAEHRRVVEIVVQEANGRVPVVAGAASNDTVKAIALSREMEAVGATHLLHASPMYNKPPQRGIIAHFEAIARATNLPIVVYNVPGRTGSNIEARTTLALSRVPHIAAVKEASGNLAQVTDILAGRARSFSVLSGDDELTLAMMVAGADGIISVISNATPRLMAQLCERALAGDFAAARELHFTLLPWMRAAFVESNPLAAKAGLAMMGRIQNVLRLPLVPLDPKHDATVRAALQHAGALA from the coding sequence ATGACCGCAGGCAAACTCACCGGGTGCGGCACCGCGCTCGTCACCCCGTTCACGGCATCCGGCGCGGTGGACGAGGATGCCCTCCGCCAGTTGGTGGAGTGGCAGATCGCCGAGGGCATCCACTTCCTCGTCCCCTGCGGATCCACGGGCGAGGCGGCCACGATGACCGTGGCCGAGCACCGGCGCGTGGTCGAGATCGTGGTGCAGGAGGCCAACGGGCGCGTCCCGGTCGTTGCCGGCGCCGCGTCCAACGATACCGTCAAGGCCATCGCGCTATCCCGGGAGATGGAGGCGGTGGGGGCCACGCACCTGCTGCACGCCTCGCCGATGTACAACAAGCCGCCGCAGCGCGGCATCATCGCCCACTTCGAGGCGATCGCGCGCGCGACCAACTTGCCGATCGTCGTCTACAACGTGCCGGGGCGCACGGGCAGCAACATCGAGGCCAGGACCACCCTCGCCCTGTCCCGGGTGCCGCACATCGCCGCCGTGAAGGAGGCGTCGGGCAACCTCGCCCAGGTCACCGACATCCTCGCCGGCCGCGCCCGGTCGTTCAGCGTGCTCTCGGGCGACGACGAGTTGACGCTGGCGATGATGGTCGCCGGCGCCGACGGCATCATCTCCGTGATCTCCAACGCCACGCCCCGCCTCATGGCGCAGCTCTGCGAACGCGCGCTGGCCGGCGATTTCGCCGCGGCGCGCGAGCTGCACTTCACGCTGCTGCCGTGGATGCGCGCCGCGTTCGTCGAGTCCAATCCCCTCGCGGCCAAGGCCGGCCTCGCGATGATGGGTCGCATTCAGAACGTGCTGCGGCTGCCGCTCGTGCCGCTCGATCCCAAGCACGACGCGACCGTGCGCGCCGCGCTCCAGCATGCCGGGGCGCTCGCGTGA
- a CDS encoding 2,3,4,5-tetrahydropyridine-2,6-dicarboxylate N-succinyltransferase has protein sequence MTATLAERIDALAATPRDLPLAAGADAVVRELLDALEIGAVRAAARDAGGRWQAVPWVKRGILLGFRAGKMADMSIPSGPGARFSFVDKDTFPARAFDVADGVRLVPGGSTVRRGSYLAPGVVCMPPMFVNVGAWVGSGTMIDSHALVGSCAQIGERVHLSAAAQIGGVLEPVNASPVVIEDDVLVGGNCGVYEGTVVRARAVLAAGVVLTRGTPVFDLVHERVYRAAPDAPLEIPAGAVVVPGARAVSGGWGAGQGLSLQAPVIVKYRDDRTDLATALEAWLR, from the coding sequence GTGACGGCCACGCTCGCCGAACGCATCGACGCCCTGGCCGCCACGCCGCGCGATCTGCCGCTCGCGGCCGGCGCCGACGCCGTGGTGCGCGAGCTGCTCGACGCGCTCGAGATCGGCGCCGTGCGCGCCGCCGCGCGCGACGCCGGCGGCCGCTGGCAGGCCGTGCCGTGGGTCAAGCGCGGCATCCTGCTCGGCTTCCGGGCCGGGAAGATGGCCGACATGTCCATCCCGTCGGGTCCGGGTGCGCGATTCAGCTTCGTGGACAAGGACACCTTTCCGGCCCGCGCCTTCGACGTCGCCGACGGCGTACGCCTGGTGCCGGGCGGGTCCACCGTGCGCCGCGGCAGCTACCTCGCGCCCGGCGTCGTGTGCATGCCCCCGATGTTCGTCAACGTCGGCGCCTGGGTGGGCAGCGGCACGATGATCGACTCCCACGCGCTGGTCGGCTCGTGCGCGCAGATCGGCGAGCGCGTGCACCTGAGCGCGGCGGCCCAGATCGGCGGTGTCCTCGAGCCCGTGAACGCCAGCCCCGTGGTGATCGAGGACGACGTGCTCGTGGGAGGCAACTGCGGCGTGTACGAAGGCACGGTCGTGCGCGCGCGCGCCGTGCTCGCCGCCGGCGTCGTTCTCACGCGCGGGACGCCGGTGTTCGATCTCGTGCACGAGCGCGTGTACCGCGCCGCGCCCGATGCGCCGCTCGAGATCCCCGCCGGCGCCGTCGTCGTGCCGGGCGCCCGCGCGGTGAGCGGCGGATGGGGTGCCGGCCAGGGGTTGTCGCTCCAGGCGCCGGTGATCGTGAAGTACCGCGACGACAGGACCGACCTCGCCACGGCGCTCGAAGCGTGGCTGCGATGA
- the aroA gene encoding 3-phosphoshikimate 1-carboxyvinyltransferase produces the protein MKVGGRVRVPGDKSISHRALILAALGSGQSLVRGILDSHDVRSTASVLRAMGVDVPALAPTMAVNGVGLAGLRAAARDLDCGNSGTTTRLLAGVAAARPFTSRFVGDESLSRRPMRRIIRPLEAMGARVHCERGDGLPMVVYGAALRPVDWRSEVASAQVKSAILLAGLVSGVRVSVTEPFPSRDHTERMLSARGVNVRTRDGTVTLEPVSALPAAEVDVPADPSSAAFFAGLAAVADAGDLVLDDVCVNPTRTGFLQVLRRMGARVEILEEVSRGGESVATLRVSGGVLHGTDVGGDEVPSMIDELPLVACLGARADGVTRITGASELRVKESDRIRTVVENLRALGVQAEELPDGLVVHGTRAPLRGSVTTHGDHRIAMAFGVLGVTEGAAVQIDDPSCVDVSFPGFWDLLRQVASA, from the coding sequence ATGAAGGTCGGCGGCCGCGTGCGCGTACCGGGCGACAAGTCCATCTCCCATCGCGCGCTCATCCTCGCGGCGTTGGGATCCGGGCAGTCGCTGGTACGCGGCATCCTCGATTCCCACGACGTCCGGTCCACCGCCTCGGTGCTCCGCGCCATGGGCGTGGACGTGCCGGCGCTCGCCCCGACGATGGCCGTGAACGGCGTGGGCCTGGCCGGGCTGCGCGCCGCAGCGCGCGATCTCGACTGCGGCAACAGCGGCACCACCACCCGCCTCCTCGCGGGCGTGGCCGCGGCGCGGCCGTTCACCTCGCGCTTCGTCGGCGACGAGAGCCTGAGCCGCCGGCCCATGCGCCGCATCATCCGCCCGCTCGAAGCCATGGGCGCGCGCGTCCACTGCGAACGCGGCGACGGACTGCCCATGGTGGTGTACGGCGCGGCCCTGCGGCCCGTGGACTGGCGCAGCGAGGTGGCCAGCGCCCAGGTGAAGAGCGCCATTCTGCTGGCCGGACTCGTGAGCGGCGTCCGCGTGTCGGTCACCGAGCCGTTCCCGTCGCGCGACCACACCGAGCGCATGCTCTCGGCGCGCGGCGTGAACGTCCGCACCCGCGACGGTACGGTGACGCTCGAGCCCGTATCGGCGCTGCCGGCGGCGGAGGTGGACGTGCCGGCCGACCCATCGTCCGCCGCCTTCTTCGCAGGCCTCGCCGCCGTCGCCGACGCCGGCGACCTCGTGCTCGACGACGTCTGCGTGAATCCCACGCGCACCGGGTTCCTGCAGGTGCTGCGCCGGATGGGGGCGCGCGTCGAGATCCTCGAGGAGGTCTCCCGCGGCGGCGAATCGGTGGCCACGCTGCGCGTCTCCGGGGGCGTCCTGCACGGCACCGACGTCGGTGGCGACGAGGTGCCGAGCATGATCGATGAGCTGCCGCTCGTCGCCTGCCTGGGCGCGCGTGCCGACGGCGTGACGCGCATCACCGGCGCCAGCGAACTGCGCGTGAAGGAGAGCGACCGCATCCGCACCGTGGTCGAGAACCTGCGTGCCCTGGGCGTGCAGGCGGAGGAGCTGCCCGACGGGCTCGTCGTGCACGGCACGCGGGCGCCGCTGCGCGGGTCGGTGACCACGCACGGCGACCATCGCATCGCGATGGCGTTCGGCGTGCTCGGCGTCACCGAGGGGGCGGCGGTGCAGATCGACGACCCGTCGTGCGTCGACGTGTCGTTTCCCGGGTTCTGGGACCTGCTGCGCCAGGTCGCGTCGGCGTGA
- the cmk gene encoding (d)CMP kinase, whose translation MSAARVVIAIDGPAASGKSSTAQWVAERLGVRHVDSGALYRALTAAALRAAGDPDAWTEADVLRHAGRVALAPTDRSFDAVIDGAPVGEEIRTPEVTRHVSLVAGMPGVRAWVNDRVRAAARDHDVVVDGRDIGTAVFPDAPLKVFLVADPWERARRRLLQRLQRMPAEAEIAEETDRLVQRDARDATQSVPARDAVVVDTTYLTQEEQVERIVALARAVTHRDDVTSGG comes from the coding sequence GTGAGCGCGGCCCGCGTGGTGATCGCGATCGACGGGCCCGCGGCGTCCGGCAAATCGTCCACGGCGCAGTGGGTGGCCGAACGCCTGGGCGTGCGCCACGTGGACTCGGGCGCGCTCTATCGGGCGCTCACCGCGGCGGCGCTGCGCGCGGCCGGCGACCCCGACGCGTGGACCGAGGCCGATGTGCTCCGCCATGCGGGGCGCGTGGCGTTGGCGCCCACGGACCGGTCGTTCGACGCGGTGATCGACGGCGCGCCGGTGGGCGAGGAGATCCGGACCCCGGAGGTCACCCGGCACGTCTCGCTCGTGGCCGGCATGCCGGGCGTGCGGGCCTGGGTGAACGACCGCGTGCGCGCCGCCGCCCGCGACCACGACGTGGTGGTGGATGGCCGGGACATCGGGACGGCCGTGTTCCCCGACGCGCCGCTCAAGGTGTTCCTGGTGGCCGATCCCTGGGAGCGAGCCCGCCGGCGGCTGCTCCAGCGGCTGCAGCGGATGCCGGCCGAGGCCGAGATCGCCGAGGAGACCGACCGCCTGGTGCAGCGCGACGCGCGGGATGCGACGCAATCGGTACCGGCGCGCGACGCGGTGGTGGTGGACACCACGTACCTCACACAGGAAGAGCAGGTGGAGCGAATCGTGGCGCTGGCCCGCGCCGTAACCCACCGCGACGACGTCACTTCCGGCGGTTGA
- a CDS encoding 30S ribosomal protein S1 translates to MREKRDAQKAQLRPLANRRPELYEEDEYTSADYERMMDMYNGTLASIEEGEIVKSKVLEIRDNLVVLDIGFKSEGSVPLEEFKDYPDLKPGDEVEVLLEHLEDQEGSVVLSKKKADFMRVWERIRVAYETDQPVEGTLIKKIKGGVVVDLMGVDAFLPGSQIALRRVPNIDELLGQKFEFKIIKLNKRRRNIVVSRRVILETERAGKREKLMKELQKDQVRKGVVKNITDFGAFIDLGGVDGLLHITDMSWGRISHPSEMVQIGQELEVKVLDIDWTRERISLGLKQLQSYPWKDVAEKYPVGTRVTGKVVSITNYGAFIELEPGIEGLVHISEMSWTRNVRHPSKLVSIGETIEAVVLKVDPNEEKISLGMKQTEQDPWMVLPLRYPVGTRINGKVRNLTSFGAFVEIEPGIDGLIHISDMSWTKRVQHPSEVVKKGDAVDVVILNIDSENKRISLGLKQAEEDPWLRIGETYPVGTQLRGTVVRLMDKGVVVDIGNDIEGFVPISQLSPTEAQVNSPADIVYETMNLDMRVLEVDPIHRRIVLGVTDIPAEQPPRPETPSKVHTEGEEEVVVPAEIVDIEDEEAAPVAEQEPAAEG, encoded by the coding sequence TTGCGCGAGAAGCGTGATGCGCAGAAGGCGCAGTTGCGTCCGCTTGCCAACCGGCGCCCTGAGCTGTACGAGGAAGACGAGTATACGTCCGCCGACTACGAGCGGATGATGGATATGTACAACGGCACCCTGGCCTCGATCGAGGAAGGGGAGATCGTGAAGAGCAAGGTGCTCGAGATCCGCGACAACCTCGTGGTCCTCGACATCGGCTTCAAGTCCGAAGGCAGCGTGCCCCTCGAGGAGTTCAAGGACTATCCCGACCTCAAGCCCGGCGACGAGGTCGAGGTCCTCCTCGAGCACCTCGAGGACCAGGAAGGCTCGGTCGTCCTCTCCAAGAAGAAGGCCGACTTCATGCGGGTGTGGGAACGCATCCGCGTCGCCTACGAGACCGATCAGCCGGTGGAAGGCACGCTCATCAAGAAGATCAAGGGCGGCGTGGTCGTCGACCTCATGGGCGTGGACGCGTTCCTGCCGGGATCGCAGATCGCGCTCCGTCGCGTGCCCAACATCGACGAGCTGCTCGGCCAGAAGTTCGAGTTCAAGATCATCAAGCTCAACAAGCGCCGCCGCAACATCGTGGTCTCGCGCCGCGTGATCCTGGAAACCGAGCGCGCCGGCAAGCGCGAGAAGCTCATGAAGGAGCTGCAGAAGGACCAGGTGCGGAAGGGCGTGGTCAAGAACATCACCGACTTCGGGGCCTTCATCGACCTCGGCGGCGTGGACGGCCTGCTCCACATCACCGACATGTCGTGGGGCCGCATCTCGCATCCGTCGGAGATGGTGCAGATCGGGCAGGAGCTCGAGGTCAAGGTGCTCGACATCGACTGGACGCGCGAGCGCATCTCGCTCGGCCTCAAGCAGCTCCAGAGCTACCCGTGGAAGGATGTCGCCGAGAAGTATCCGGTGGGCACCCGCGTCACGGGCAAGGTGGTCAGCATCACCAACTACGGCGCCTTCATCGAACTCGAGCCGGGCATCGAAGGCCTGGTGCACATCAGCGAGATGAGCTGGACGCGCAACGTCCGCCATCCGTCCAAGCTCGTGTCCATCGGCGAGACGATCGAGGCGGTGGTCCTCAAGGTCGATCCGAACGAGGAGAAGATCTCGCTCGGCATGAAGCAGACCGAGCAGGATCCGTGGATGGTGCTGCCGCTGCGCTACCCCGTGGGCACGCGCATCAACGGCAAGGTCCGCAACCTCACCAGCTTCGGCGCGTTCGTCGAGATCGAGCCGGGCATCGACGGCCTGATCCACATCTCCGACATGAGTTGGACCAAGCGCGTCCAGCATCCGTCGGAAGTGGTCAAGAAGGGCGACGCGGTCGACGTCGTGATTCTCAACATCGACAGCGAGAACAAGCGGATCTCGCTCGGCCTCAAGCAGGCCGAAGAGGATCCGTGGCTCCGCATCGGCGAGACCTACCCCGTGGGCACGCAGCTGCGGGGCACGGTCGTGCGGCTGATGGACAAGGGCGTGGTCGTCGACATCGGCAACGATATCGAAGGCTTCGTCCCGATCTCCCAGCTGTCGCCCACCGAGGCGCAGGTGAACAGTCCCGCCGACATCGTCTACGAGACGATGAATCTCGACATGCGCGTGCTCGAGGTGGATCCGATCCACCGCCGCATCGTGCTCGGCGTGACCGACATCCCGGCGGAGCAGCCGCCGCGTCCGGAAACCCCGTCCAAGGTGCACACCGAGGGCGAGGAAGAGGTGGTGGTGCCGGCCGAGATCGTCGATATCGAGGACGAGGAGGCGGCGCCGGTGGCCGAGCAGGAGCCGGCAGCCGAAGGCTGA